A genomic stretch from Nitrospirota bacterium includes:
- a CDS encoding RluA family pseudouridine synthase has translation MVHTPAPLITVTIKEETTLAAYLSRRGYRSNRIRQLLKFRAIAVNGATVTRYDHPLVPGDELVISPTEQGRVEDILRKSHIALLYEDDALIVIDKPPGLLSIGTERERTRTAYYQLNEYLKERAPERQERIFIVHRTDRETSGLLVFAKSERVKRALQQHWNNVDKRYLAVIEGVPRRKEDTIALPLRESKALKVHAARDDDEARSAVTRYRTLRAGHDYALLELALDTGRKNQIRVHLAQIGHPVAGDKKYGARTDPFGRLALHAHQLAFKHPVTGKPLRFRSELPWSFEKVVKTMKKAPLP, from the coding sequence ATGGTACACACCCCGGCCCCCCTCATCACGGTCACGATCAAAGAAGAGACGACGCTCGCCGCCTATCTCTCGCGGCGGGGCTACCGGAGCAACAGGATCAGGCAGCTCCTCAAGTTCAGGGCGATAGCGGTCAACGGCGCGACGGTGACCCGTTACGACCATCCGCTCGTGCCGGGCGACGAGCTCGTCATCTCCCCTACCGAGCAGGGAAGGGTCGAGGATATCCTCAGGAAGTCCCATATCGCTCTTCTCTACGAGGACGACGCGCTCATCGTCATCGACAAGCCTCCGGGGCTCCTCTCCATCGGGACTGAACGGGAGAGGACGCGCACCGCCTACTACCAGCTCAACGAATACCTGAAGGAGCGCGCACCCGAAAGACAGGAGCGCATCTTTATCGTGCACCGCACAGACCGCGAGACCTCGGGGCTCCTCGTCTTTGCGAAGAGCGAGCGGGTAAAACGGGCGCTCCAGCAGCACTGGAATAACGTCGACAAGCGTTACCTGGCGGTGATAGAGGGCGTGCCGCGCAGGAAGGAAGACACCATCGCCCTGCCGCTGCGAGAGAGCAAGGCCCTCAAGGTGCATGCTGCTCGAGACGATGATGAGGCGCGCAGTGCGGTGACCCGCTACCGGACGCTCAGGGCGGGCCACGACTACGCGCTGCTCGAACTGGCGCTCGACACCGGGAGAAAGAACCAGATCCGCGTGCACCTCGCGCAGATCGGCCACCCCGTGGCAGGCGACAAGAAGTACGGCGCGCGCACCGATCCCTTCGGGCGGCTCGCCCTCCACGCGCACCAGCTCGCCTTCAAACACCCGGTG